The Pseudomonas orientalis genome contains a region encoding:
- a CDS encoding XAC2610-related protein, producing MRSLVSAVCLFMIFSAVALAEPRSFSLNDPSGHYLVEVLFPDAPQDLQQLAPALITLRDKTTLDILQQLHTPAGNLPLDQNGKTDAYRLMGQYGLLYFVDIDADGRQDMAIRNGSSDDDDSQYHYDVYLQDPQQTQWRRNGPLSELANETFGGMFSVTPSDGIIHSQSDRGCCWTRASRLQMRDGHLVRLSAYTQEQVPPTEFGENSSMPSGYMLRTTGEWKDGQWVETPRLEGPVNEDPQYLVGTLNGKIPVQIWYQQQGAVLIGELRYTKSGSGNPIKLVGDQDEYDGKPFVYLHEYADDGHQTGIWRITRQTVAPYLYSGTWVSDAKGSPRELAIDLRSDDREPEYKKLGDVPRDQRSGHYQMRDDYLGRDGDLNLNILPERDAQGREIAELSITLKDAGTANVIITAQHRVPMETDNLIIVREPLAPKSNGPYHIQLVKNFAVINHNSAPDAQDYLTGMYRRQPR from the coding sequence ATGCGTTCGCTCGTCAGCGCCGTATGCCTGTTCATGATCTTTTCGGCCGTTGCCCTGGCTGAGCCGCGTTCGTTTTCGCTCAACGACCCCAGCGGTCACTACCTGGTGGAAGTCCTGTTCCCCGACGCGCCCCAAGACCTGCAACAACTGGCGCCGGCACTGATTACCCTGCGCGACAAAACCACCCTCGACATCCTGCAGCAGTTGCACACCCCGGCCGGCAATCTGCCGCTGGACCAGAACGGCAAGACCGATGCCTATCGTTTGATGGGGCAGTACGGCTTGCTGTACTTCGTGGATATCGACGCCGATGGCCGCCAGGATATGGCGATCCGCAACGGCAGCAGCGACGATGACGACAGTCAGTACCACTACGATGTCTACCTGCAGGACCCGCAGCAAACCCAATGGCGGCGCAACGGCCCGTTGTCGGAACTGGCCAACGAAACCTTCGGCGGCATGTTTTCGGTGACCCCGAGCGACGGCATTATCCATTCCCAATCCGACCGAGGCTGCTGCTGGACCCGTGCCAGTCGCTTGCAGATGCGCGACGGCCACTTGGTGCGGCTCAGCGCCTACACCCAGGAGCAGGTCCCGCCCACCGAATTTGGCGAGAACTCCAGCATGCCCAGCGGCTATATGCTGCGCACCACCGGCGAATGGAAAGACGGCCAGTGGGTGGAGACTCCACGGCTTGAAGGGCCTGTCAACGAAGACCCGCAGTACCTGGTCGGTACGCTCAACGGCAAGATCCCGGTGCAGATCTGGTATCAGCAGCAGGGCGCAGTGCTGATTGGCGAGCTGCGTTATACCAAAAGCGGCAGCGGCAACCCGATCAAGCTGGTGGGTGACCAGGACGAGTACGATGGCAAGCCGTTTGTCTACCTGCACGAGTATGCCGATGACGGCCATCAAACCGGCATCTGGCGCATCACCCGGCAGACCGTTGCACCTTATCTCTACAGTGGCACCTGGGTCAGCGACGCCAAGGGCAGCCCGCGCGAACTGGCCATCGACCTGCGCTCCGATGACCGCGAACCGGAATACAAGAAACTCGGCGATGTGCCCCGCGACCAGCGCAGCGGCCATTACCAGATGCGCGATGACTACCTGGGCCGCGACGGTGACCTAAACCTGAATATCCTGCCCGAGCGCGACGCGCAGGGCCGGGAAATCGCCGAATTGAGCATAACGCTCAAGGACGCCGGCACCGCCAATGTGATCATCACGGCGCAGCACCGGGTGCCGATGGAAACCGACAACCTGATCATCGTGCGCGAACCTCTGGCGCCCAAATCCAACGGGCCGTATCACATCCAACTGGTGAAGAACTTTGCCGTGATCAATCACAACTCGGCGCCGGACGCGCAGGATTATCTGACCGGGATGTACCGCAGGCAGCCGCGCTGA
- a CDS encoding glutathione S-transferase, which produces MTSQYTHSDSVQDPALKIYDWYNGPYPARVRIALAEKGLLAHTEFVSINLWEGKHKQPAFLALNYSGTLPVLALQDGTLIAECTAITQYLDVLDANPLLTGKTPKEQGLIHMMTRRAEIELMDAVSVYFHHATPGLGPEVELYQNAEWGERMGDKAVRGMRHFDAILKTRPFVAGEAFSMADIALLGGLIFASLVKLPVPAECEALHAWHARMNERASVKTWRAMVQEGDLQN; this is translated from the coding sequence ATGACTTCTCAATACACACATTCCGATAGCGTCCAAGACCCGGCGCTTAAAATTTACGACTGGTATAACGGGCCTTACCCGGCGCGTGTCCGCATCGCCCTGGCCGAAAAAGGGCTGCTGGCACACACCGAATTCGTCTCCATCAATCTCTGGGAAGGCAAGCACAAACAGCCGGCTTTCCTGGCCCTGAACTACTCCGGAACCTTGCCGGTGCTGGCCTTGCAGGACGGCACCCTGATCGCCGAGTGCACCGCCATCACCCAATACCTCGACGTGTTGGACGCCAACCCGTTGCTCACCGGCAAGACGCCCAAGGAGCAAGGCCTCATCCATATGATGACGCGGCGCGCGGAAATCGAGTTGATGGATGCGGTCAGCGTTTATTTCCATCACGCCACACCGGGGCTGGGGCCTGAGGTCGAGCTGTACCAGAACGCTGAATGGGGCGAGCGTATGGGGGACAAGGCGGTAAGGGGCATGCGCCACTTCGACGCTATCCTTAAAACCCGGCCGTTCGTGGCGGGCGAGGCGTTTTCGATGGCCGACATTGCCCTTCTGGGCGGTCTGATTTTTGCTTCGTTGGTCAAGCTGCCCGTGCCTGCCGAATGTGAGGCGCTGCATGCCTGGCATGCCCGGATGAACGAGCGCGCCAGCGTCAAGACTTGGCGAGCAATGGTGCAGGAGGGCGATCTGCAAAACTGA
- a CDS encoding NUDIX hydrolase, whose product MRERKAARLLVISPLNEVLLFRFVHKEGALAGRNYWATPGGGVEAGETFEAAAIRELREETGLTVSRVQSHVAERTFPLMLPSGETVRAIERYFVVHATSEAVSNADWTEQEALVMADHRWWSAQALRSTHDTVWPQGLVELLIDAGVFHAGP is encoded by the coding sequence ATGCGCGAGCGCAAGGCAGCACGCCTATTGGTAATAAGTCCCTTGAACGAGGTACTGCTGTTCAGGTTCGTGCATAAGGAAGGCGCCTTGGCTGGTCGAAACTACTGGGCCACGCCGGGCGGAGGCGTTGAAGCGGGCGAAACCTTCGAGGCTGCAGCGATTCGCGAGCTGCGCGAGGAAACCGGCCTTACGGTCAGCCGTGTTCAATCTCATGTAGCAGAACGCACCTTCCCCTTGATGCTGCCGAGTGGCGAAACGGTGCGGGCCATCGAGCGATATTTCGTGGTGCATGCGACGAGTGAGGCGGTCTCCAATGCCGACTGGACTGAACAGGAAGCCTTGGTCATGGCCGATCACCGCTGGTGGTCAGCTCAGGCGCTTCGTTCGACTCATGACACTGTATGGCCGCAAGGGTTGGTTGAGCTGCTGATAGATGCCGGGGTTTTTCACGCTGGGCCTTGA
- a CDS encoding TetR/AcrR family transcriptional regulator yields the protein MSENAREAILEAAKIAAQHFGYSGINFRSIGETVGIKNASIYYHFPSKAELGAAVAKRYWEDTAGVLEAIHRETPDPRDSLRRYPGIFRTSLENGNRLCLSSFMAAEYQDLPDAVKKEIVTFADINVAWLAARLTELELGDADNCQRRARAIYTAIAGAQLIARTRADIGLFDELVESYQEAGLLPA from the coding sequence GTGAGCGAAAACGCCCGGGAAGCCATTCTGGAAGCCGCCAAAATCGCCGCGCAGCATTTCGGCTACAGCGGCATCAACTTTCGCAGCATCGGCGAAACGGTGGGGATCAAGAACGCCAGTATCTATTACCACTTCCCCAGCAAGGCCGAGCTTGGCGCGGCGGTCGCCAAACGCTATTGGGAAGACACCGCCGGCGTGCTCGAAGCGATCCACCGCGAAACCCCTGACCCGCGCGACAGCCTGCGGCGCTACCCAGGCATTTTTCGGACCTCACTCGAAAACGGCAACCGGCTGTGCCTGTCCAGCTTTATGGCGGCCGAATACCAGGACTTGCCCGATGCCGTTAAAAAAGAAATCGTCACGTTCGCCGATATCAACGTGGCTTGGCTGGCCGCACGCCTCACTGAGCTGGAACTGGGCGATGCAGACAACTGCCAGCGCCGCGCCCGTGCGATCTACACCGCCATCGCCGGCGCACAGTTAATTGCGCGCACGCGCGCGGATATCGGTTTGTTTGATGAACTGGTCGAGAGCTATCAGGAGGCGGGGTTGCTGCCGGCGTGA
- a CDS encoding nucleotidyltransferase domain-containing protein → MSAERPIGVDANGYVVSVSAVPVQPEFESLLADVLATLSQPAFGLDGIYLYGSVARGDASAEASDLDLTLVLRDPPQAAVLEQLELARLALEQRHSCVTKIDFDIGHRAQVLAPENHNRWGFWLKHQCRCVWGDDLGLRFEPFRPSRDIALALNGDFAQVLSRYRVTILHAANTSQRLRLQREAARKLIRSTHTLRSPDVLMWPQTLEEHVALFTQRYPGRVAQIAYFLFEARNPSAEGAAFLQRLEAFVEWMAAQPG, encoded by the coding sequence GTGAGCGCTGAGCGTCCTATCGGTGTTGACGCCAACGGCTATGTTGTCAGCGTCAGCGCCGTCCCCGTGCAGCCCGAGTTCGAGTCTTTACTGGCGGATGTGCTGGCCACGCTTTCGCAGCCCGCATTCGGGCTGGATGGCATCTACCTTTACGGCAGTGTCGCCCGGGGTGATGCCAGTGCCGAAGCGTCCGACCTCGATCTCACCCTGGTCCTGCGTGATCCGCCCCAGGCCGCGGTGCTCGAACAACTCGAGCTGGCGCGGCTGGCGCTGGAGCAACGGCATTCCTGCGTCACCAAAATCGATTTCGACATCGGCCATCGCGCGCAGGTATTGGCGCCGGAGAACCACAATCGCTGGGGCTTCTGGCTCAAGCATCAGTGCCGATGCGTGTGGGGCGATGACCTCGGTTTGCGGTTCGAGCCATTCCGGCCAAGCCGAGACATCGCCCTGGCGCTCAACGGTGATTTTGCGCAGGTGTTGTCCCGCTATCGCGTGACTATCCTGCACGCCGCGAACACATCACAGCGCCTGCGCTTGCAGCGCGAAGCCGCGCGCAAGTTAATCCGTTCCACACATACGCTGCGTTCACCCGACGTACTGATGTGGCCCCAGACGCTGGAGGAGCATGTGGCGCTGTTCACCCAGCGTTATCCAGGCAGGGTCGCGCAAATCGCATATTTTCTCTTTGAGGCCAGAAACCCGAGCGCCGAGGGCGCGGCATTTTTGCAGCGGCTTGAGGCTTTTGTTGAGTGGATGGCTGCGCAGCCGGGATAA